AAATAGGTACCTCCAGCTTGCGCCGTAAAGCGCAGCTATTAAGTTATCGTCCGGATTTACAAATCAGTGATTTACGCGGGAATGTTGATACTCGCTTAAATAAATTAATTAGTGAAAATTTAGACGGGATTGTATTAGCGGCAGCCGGCTTGAAAAGATTGGGCTGGGAAGAAAAAATAACGCAAATTATTCCACAACAAATCTGTTTACCAGCAGTGGGACAAGGGGCTTTAGCGATTGAAACCAGAGCTGATGATACTGTTATGCATGAACTGCTAGCCTTTCTAAATAATACTGATAGTTTTTATGCTACTACCGGCGAACGAGCTTTTTTACGAACAGTAGAAGGTGGTTGCCAAGTACCAGTGGGTGTCTATGGGACTGTTGAAAATGATTTATTGGAATTAGAGGCTGTTATTGCTACGGTTGATGGCAAAACAATTATTAGAGATAAAATAAAAGGTGAGACCAAAACAGCAGAGTTTTTAGGGGAAGAACTAGCAAGAAAAATGCTAGCGGCCGGCGGCTTAAAAATTATGACTGACTTAGGTTGTATGTAATAACGACGCATTAAAAATCTAATCTGGTATTAGATCATTAATGCGTTTATATTTAGGAGGATATTATGGGAATTGTTTATTTAGTTGGAGCAGGTCCGGGAGACTATCGTTTAATCAGTGTTAAGGCTTGCGATTGTATAAAAGAAGCGGATACTATTGTGTATGATAGATTGGCCGATGATCGTCTGCTAAGTTATGCTAAGAAAAATGTTGAGTTAATATATGTTGGGAAAGCTTCTAGTAATCATACAATGAAGCAAGAAGATATAAATCAGTTATTGGTTGATAAAGCCAAAGAAGGTAAGGTTGTTGTAAGATTAAAAGGCGGAGACCCGTTTGTTTTTGGTCGTGGTGGCGAAGAAGCTCTTTTATTGGTAGAAAACAAAATTCCGTTTGAAATTGTTCCGGGCATAACTTCGGCTATTTCCGTACCGGCCTATGCTGGAATTCCGGTTACGCATCGAGGCGTAGCGACATCGTTTGCCGTTATAACCGGACATGAAGATCCTACCAAAGCTAAGTCCAACATGAAGTGGGATAAATTAGCGACCGGTGTTGATACCTTAGTATTCTTAATGGGGGTAGAAAATCTACCGCATATTACCAGCAAATTAATTGAAAATGGTCGTAGTGCGGAAACTCCGGCGGCTGTTATCAGATGGGGTACTAAACTAGAGCAAGAAGTATTAGTAACTACGGTAGGGGAAGCGGCGACAGCTGTAGCAACTAAAAAAATGAAACCGCCGGCTATTTTTATCGTAGGTGATGTTGTTAACTTAAGAGAACACTTAGCATGGTTTGACAATAAACCGCTGTTTGGTAAAACTGTATTGGTGACCAGAGCTAGAGAACAAGCTAGTGCGTTGACTTTTAAATTAGAAAATTTAGGTGCAAAATGTATTGAAGCTCCGGTAATAAAAATTACCGATCCTGATTCCTATGCTGAACTAGACAATGCTATTAATCAAATTGCTGATTATCAGTGGTTAATTTTCACCAGTGCGAATGGTGTAGAATACTTCTTTAATAGATTGCAGGAGCAAGGTAAAGATAGCCGAGTTATTAATGCGAAAGTTGTGGCAATTGGTGTTGCGACAGCTCAAGCCTTAAGAAATCAAGGGATTATTGCTGATATTGTACCAGTGGAATTTGTGGCGGAAGGAATTGTTGAAGCTATTAAAGCTATGGTTCAAACCGGTGATAAGGTCTTGATACCACGAGCTAAAGTTGCACGGGAAGTTTTACCGCAAAAACTTAGAGAATTAGGAGCGATAGTTGATGTAGCGACTGCTTATCAAACAGTAATTGGTGATGCTGATAAAGCTGATATTATTGCTAAAATAGAGAATCAGGAAATTGACTTGATTACTTTTACCAGTTCCTCGACAGTAACTAATTTAATAGAGATGTTAGGACCTGAGGCGAAAAAATTGATCAATAGTTGTAAAACCGCTTGCATTGGTCCAATTACGGCCAAGACTTGTAGCGATAATGACATTGCAACTAATGATATAGCAACAGACTATACTATTGAGGGCTTAACTGAAATTGTTTTGAAGATACTGGAGAAAAAATAAGAAATTTCGGAGGTAAGAAAATGTTATTACGACCAAGACGCATGAGAAGTTCTGAGGGAATACGTAGTTTGGTTCGAGAAACAATAATTACACCTGATGATTTTGTCTATCCGTTATTTATTGTTCCCGGAAAAAATATTAAAAAAGAAATAACGAGCTTGCCAGAGTGCTATCACTTATCGGTAGATCAAGCAGTTGAAACGGCTAAAGAAGCTTATTCGCTGGGTATTACAGCGGTAGAAGTGTTTGGTTTGCCGGAATATAAAGATGAACAAGGTTCAAGTGCCTGGGCTATGAGTAGTCCGGTACAACAGGCGATAATGGCGATAAAAAAAGCTCTACCAGCACTAACTGTGGTTAGCGATGTTTGCTTGTGTCAATATACTAGTCATGGGCATTGTGGCTTGATTAAAGATAATTATGTCACTAATGATGAAACTTTACCATTATTGGCAAAGGTGGCTGTTAGTCAAGCGGAGGCGGGAGCGGATATTGTAGCACCTTCTGACATGATGGATGGTAGAGTTTTAGCAATTCGCCAAGCCTTAGATGATAAGGGCTATGATAATGTTTCGATAATGTCTTATACTGTAAAATATGCGTCAGCTTATTACGGTCCGTTTCGTGAAGCTGTTAATTCTGCACCGAAATTTGGTGATCGTCGTTCTTATCAAATGGATCCAGCGAATGTACGTGAAGCTTTTAAAGAAGTGGACTTAGATACCATAGAAGGTGCCGATATTATAATGGTTAAGCCGGCATTATCTTATTTGGATGTTATCACTAAAGTCAAAGAATATACTAATTTACCGGTAGCAGCTTACAATGTCAGTGGCGAATATGCCATGATTAAAGCGGCAGCTCAACAAGGCTGGATTGATGGCGATAGAGTGATGATGGAAACGTTACTAAGTATGAAACGAGCAGGAGCTGATATCATCATAACTTATCATGCTTTAGAAGCCGCCAAGTTATTAGCAAAGTTATAGTGAGGAGATTACAATGAATTTAGATTTAACAAAATCACAAGAAGCTTTTGCTGAAGCAAAACAATATATCCCGGGCGGTGTTAACAGTCCGGTTCGATCATTTCGCAATGTAGGGATAACACCACCCTTTATCGCTAAAGCTAAAGGCAGTAAAATATATGATATTGATGGTAATGAATATATAGACTATGTATTGTCTTGGGGGCCGATGATTGTTGGTCATGCGCATGACAATGTTGTGACTGCCTTACAACAAGCAGCGCAAAACGGTACTAGTTATGGTGCACCGACTTTATTAGAGACGGAATTGGCTAAACAAATTACCGAATTAATGCCGTCGATGGAATTAATCAGGATGGTTAACTCCGGCACAGAAGCAACGATGAGTGCCTTGCGCTTAGCTAGAGCATATACTAATCGTAATAAAATCATAAAATTTGAAGGATGCTATCATGGTCATCATGACAGTTTATTAGTAAAAGCGGGATCAGGGGCAACTACTTTTGGAATGCCGGACAGTCCCGGAGTACCGACTAGCATTGCAGAAAATACCATTACTGTGCCATACAATAATATTGAGATCATAACAGAAGTATTGGCTAAGCACAGTGCTGATATTGCGGCAGTAATTATTGAACCAGTTGCCGGTAATATGGGGTTAGTACTACCGAAACAAGGATATTTACGGAAGTTGCGAGAAATTACAGCAGAACATGGCGTATTATTAATTTTCGATGAAGTTATGTGCGGATTCAGAGTAGCATTAGGTGGCGCACAAGCGGCCTATGGTATTAGTCCTGATTTAACTTGTTTAGGCAAAGTAATTGGTGGTGGTCTACCGGTAGGGGCCTATGGCGGAAAGCGTGAAATTATGGAAATGATTTCACCGGCTGGTGCTGTCTATCAAGCCGGTACACTAAGCGGGAATCCCTTAGCTATGACAGCAGGGCTGGCGACGTTTAAAATATTAACGGAAATTCCGGAAAATATTAAACAACCTGATTATAGCCGTCAATTGACAATCAAGACTAAAAAATTGGTGATGGGGATGCAACAAATGGCAAAAGAAGCTGGGTTAAATTTGCAATTTAATCAAGCTGGTTCGATGTTTGGGTTGTTCTTCACAGCAGAAGAAGTCTATGATTATGATAGTGCTAAAACTGCAGATTTAACTGCTTTTAATATTTACTTTACCAGTATGTTAGAGCAGGGAATTTATTTAGCACCATCACAATTTGAAGCAGCTTTTATGTCAGGTGCTCATAGTGATGAAGATATTGATAAGACTATCTTAGCTAGCAAAATTGCGTTTAAAAAAGTAGCACAATATTATAACAGTAAATAAAACAACAAGACCAACTATTTTGTCATAGTTGGTCTTGTTGTTTTATTAAGCAATAGATTTTTTTGTTCCATCGTCGTGGCTAGTTTAATTTTATCAAGAACAGTTAAATTCATAATCGTTAAAATTTGCATTAAGCAGCTGTTAAGATGATTGGAATTTTTAATGACAAAATCAGCATCTTTCCATTCATCAGGATCATTACTTTTGTAATAATAGTCAATTCTACTTTCAGCAAACTCTAATGTTTCATCTCGTTTCATAATTCGATCAATAATTTGCTGACGGGTGGACATAACATAAATTGAAACAACTCTGTGTTTAAACAAGTTCTTCATTTTTATTAAACCTTTTTTATTCATTACCAACACCACTGGTTTGCCGGTTTTTAATTTGCTAGTCAAGATTGGTTGACTGATGCCGAAAAAATTTCCATCATAGACAATCCGCTCAAACAGTTCATGGTGATAAAAGTTAGTTTTGTCAGTAAAAAAGTAATCAATACCATCTCTTTCGTAGGGACGACTTAATCTGGTAGTATGGCTGACAACTCTTTCGACGCCGAATTTATACAATAAGTTAGCAAGGGTTTTTTTCCCTGAGGCTGGTGGTCCGTATAAAACATATATTTTGCTTAAAGGTTTAAGTTTCAATAGCTATAACACCTCGCTAGTATAATTATTAGAAAATAATGGATGGTAGAATAGTCCTACTACAATTATATAGGGGTCAGATAAAATAATAAAGGGCTTTAAATAAAAAAACTGGCAGAGCTTTAACTAAAGGCTCTGCCAGTTTTTTATGGAGTTACAATAACATCAATTTTATCGCCAGGTTTTACAACGCTGGTATATTCAGCCGGTAATGAATTTAGTAAAATTTCAATCCTTGAAGCTTGAGCCGGCGGTTGATAATTGGTTGCCAACAAAACATCGCTGATTAAAATTGTTTGGACAATACCGGTTTCGTAAGTAACAACATCATTGTCAGCAATACTGCAATCACCGGTAGCTACTTCGTTGTTAACCGTAATAATGGTTTCACCTTGTCCGATATTAAATGGTTTATTATTGAAGTAAATATTTATACCGGTATTGATGGTATCAAGATTAACGATATCCTTAACAGTAGGTGCTGGCGGTAAGTTAATAATGATATAGTCATTTTCATTGATAATAGTCGATAATGAAGCAATATTATTATTAACTAATAATTCAGGATATAGTGTATGGCGTTTTTCTTCACCATTTACCATAACAGTAAACTCTTGTTTGGTAGGGTTAAAACCGGCACTAACGAGAATTTCACCAAGTTGATTCGGCATTCTGAAATATAATTCATCGCGATCTTTTAAAGCTTTATTATCAGTAGTTACAATATCATTGATTTTGACAATAGGTTTAATAATATATTCGGTATTATTGATATAGATTTTGTAGCTGTTTTTTAATTCTACAAAATCAGATACTTTAACTTTAGGGCTAGCACCATCAACGCCAGGGATTGCCACTATCACATCGTTATTTGATAATTCGGTGGTCAAATCTGCTTTTTCACCATTTAGCGTTAATTGAGCTGGTGTACCCATACTGCCGGAGAGAAATTTGGTTGTACCATTAATTTTTAGTGTGATTCCTAAACCTGGTTTGCCTTGCATAGTACGAATCGAAATACCGCTGGCTAACAGGGCGTCAGTTATCGTTAATTTACTCAAATTAAATAATTTAATGTTTTTATTATTAACACTAATATTAATAAAATTTAAATTTTGTGATGAGGCTATTTTTAAAATTCCTAGTGGCGTCACTGCATCTGAGGTTTGTAAGTCTGGTGGGATACTTTCAATACCACTAATCGCTTCAGCCGTTCTCACAGCGATGCGATTAGGAGCAACATCTAGTGCTTGAGCTAAGGCTTCTGGTAATAATGGTGTCAAGGCTCCACCACCGACTAATAACACTGCTTGCGGAGCAGTAGAATTATTTAACGACAAAATTTGTTTAGCGATAGCTTGGGCAAGATCAGCGACTACCGTGATAACAGAATCAATTATTTCTGTTGGTGCTAGTTTATGTTCTAACCCCAAAATATCAGTGAAACTTAATTTTTTTTGCTTACTGTTTAAAATTTTGCGTTTTAAAACTTCGGCGACATTGAAATCTAATAGAAATTTTTGCGAGATTGCTTCGGTAATTTCATCACCGGCATATGGTACCATGCCGTAGCCGATGATTGTTCCGTTATTAGTGATTGCAACATCAGAGGTTCCGGCACCAATATCAACTAACGCTAAGTTAAGATGACGCATTGTTTGAGGAATTAGAACATTAATTGCTGCGATTGGCTCTAATGTTATGGCTGACATTTCTAGACCAATGGAGTCAAGAGCCGCTTGCATAGAGTCAATAACTTGGCGTGGTAAAAACGTGGCAATTACTTCGATTTGTGCCAATTTACCACGTTGACCAATCAAGGTTTTGAGTTGAATGCCGTCTAAGGTATATTTGATAGTACTAAAACCAACACAATAATAAAGAGTTGGATCATCAATAGTATTAGAATTAGCTAATTTATGTTGAGCATTTTGAATTGCAGCAAATTCTAAAGACAATTCATCATCGCGGGTTATTATCTCAGCTACTTCAAGGCTGGCTTCAGCATTAATAGTATAAAGTGCTCGGCCGGCCGCTGCTACGGCTACTTTAGTTAAAGGACCGGCTTTTTTTTCTAGTTCATTTTTCACATGACCTAATACGGCTGCAACCTCAGGCACGTCATGAATTTGCCCATCAAGCATAGCTCTGGTATGATGCTCTTTTCGTTCAGCGGATATTATTTTGATATTGTTGCCAATTTGTTCGCCAACAATGCCCACCACACTACGAGTGCCGATATCAAGTGAAAATAATAAGTTTTTTTCCATAATAACTCCTTCACTACATATAAAACGCTTTAAATATTTTTAACTTCGCTATAATAATAAAAAAATCCTTTGATTTTTTAGCAAATATATAGGAATATATTATTTTATTATAAATATACTATATTTAATGTTGAAAATTTAGTACAATAAATGTATATGTTCAGTTTTGGAGGTAATTGTGAGTAATATACATATTGTAATTGATAGTACGGCTCATGCAGGTAGCGAGTTTATTAGCCAACATGAAAATTTGCATGTTGTTCCTTTAAAATTATTTTTAGGCGATAAAGAATATAATGAAAATGAAATAACTAATGAAGAATTATTTACTAAAGTAAAAGAAACTAAAGTTTTCCCGAAAACATCACAGCCACCATTAGGTGAGTTTGTGAATTTATTTACCGAACTTACGGCAGCAGGCAATAAAATTATTGTTATTACAGTAGCGGCGGGCTTAAGCGGTACGATTCAAGGAGCGACTAATGCTGCTAATATGGTCAATAAAAAAGATATTAAAGTTATTGATTCCGGAACAACGGCGGTTGGAATTTTGCGTTTAGCCGAAAAAGCCGTTGATATGGTTGAGCGTGGTTTAGAATTTGAGGAAATAATAGAAAAGCTAGAGCAATGTGCGAAGGCGACTAAAACGGTGGTAATAACAAATACTTTGGAGTATTTACATAAAGGTGGACGAATTGGCGGAGCATCAGCGTTATTCGGCACGATAATGCAAATAAAACCGATAATGAAATTATCTGAAGGGAAAGTTACTGTGATTGACAAGGTTAGAACTCGCAGTAAGTCCATCAACAGAATAGTAGAAGAATTATCACAGCATAAAGGCTTTGATCATATTGGTATTGCACATATTACAGCGTATGATGAAGCCTTGGCCCTCCAGGAAAAATTACAAGAAATTTATCCTAATACTAAGATTACTGTAACTACTGGTGGTGCAGTATTGGCATCTCATTTGGGACCTGGTGTGCTAGCGTTGATATATCAGGAGGAGATATAATGGGTGATGACAATATGAATAATGGTAAGGAAGTTATTACAGGTTCTGATTATCGTCAAATGATAAATGGAGCATATAATGCTTTTTTACAGGAATACGAAAATATTAATAGGCTAAATGTTTTTCCGGTGCCGGATGGTGATACCGGTACTAATATGCTACAAACTTTAAAAGCCGTAACCAGAGCTGTTTCACAAGCTCCGGAAACCAGTATTGGTTCTCTTAGTAAGAGAGCAGCTGATAGTGCTATTATGGGAGCGCGAGGAAATTCTGGCGTAATTTTATCACAAATATTTCGTGGTCTTGGTCGAGGCTTAGCCGGAAAAGAAGTTGCTGGTTCCTCTGAATTAGGGAAGGCTTTTCAATATGCGGTATTATATGCCTATCGTTCAGTTTCAAAACCAGTTGAGGGCACAATTTTAACAGTAGCCAAAGGCATTGCCAAGGGTGCACACCGTGCGGTTCGGAGTGATTTACCAATTAATGAAATCCTACAAGCGGCGATTAAAGCTGGTAATGAAGAATTAGCGAAAACGCCGGAGTTATTGCCAAGTCTTAAGGCTGCTGGAGTTGTTGATGCCGGTGGTAGGGGCTTAATCGTATTTTTAGAAGGGTGTTTGCAAGGGTTAGATGGTGAGTTTACGGCCCCAGAAACCGCGATTGATTTAAAATTGGAACCGGTATTAGCAACTACCGATTTTGAAATTGCTCGGCCGTACTGTACGGAGTTTATTGTGAAAAATACAAAGGTTCCGGTGAAAGAAGTCAGAAAAACCTTAGAAAATATGGGTGATTCAATGGTGGTAGCAGGGACTGATGATGTCTTAAAAGTCCATATTCATACCGATCATCCTGGTAGTGTTTTGGAATTGGCTATTTCCTGGGGGACTTTACATGATATCAAAATTGATAATATGGCAGATCAACATCATGAAAAGATGTCAGCACACCTTAATAAAGATTTAAAGAAAATCGCAATAATCAGTGTTTCAGCTGGTGATGGTATCGGCAAAATGATGGAAGAACTTGGGGCGGATATAACAATTGCCGGTGGGCAGAGTATGAATCCGGCAGTAGAGCAATTTATTGATGCGATTCATGGGGATATTGCGGAAAAATACATAATTTTACCAAACAATAGCAATATTGTATTATCAGCCGCTCAAGTTAAAAAATTGGTTGGCGATAAGGTTGAAGTAATTCCGACGGTTAATACGCCACAAGGCATGGCAGCTTTGATGGTTTTTAATCCTGAACTTGATATTGAAACTAATGTTAATAATATGACTGAAAATATGAAAAATGTTAAATCAGCAGCTATTACTACTGCTGTGCGCGATAGTATTGTAGACGGTGAAGTTGTTAAAGAAGGCAAGCATATTGGGGTTGTTGGTAATAAAGTTTTAGTATATGGTGATGAGTTAGGCAATGTTTTAAATGACACTGTTAAAACATTATTAAATGAAGAGACGGAAATTGTCAGCTTATATTATGGTAATAATTTGACAGCTGATGAAGCGCAAGAATATGCTGATAAATTAAGATTGGAATTATCTGAGGTAGAAGTTGAAATCTATGAAGGTCAGCAACCACATTATTATTTTCTGATTAGTGTAGAATAAAAGAGGTTGAATAGGGTTGTTATAGCAACCCTATTTTCTTTGAGTAAAAGGAGTAAAAATGTTAATTGATTTAAGCATAAAAGAATTTTTCAAAAAGATGTCCTCGAAAGATGTGCCAGGTGGTGGCAGTGGAGCAGCCTTGGTAGGTACAACCGGAGTTAGTTTACTGTTAATGGCGGCTGAGATGGGGCAACAAGAAGGTTATAATTTAAAGCAGTATATTGAAGATTTACAGAAGCTACAACAATCATTGCTACAATACATTGATGAAGATGCGAAAGTATTAAGTAATGCTTTACCGAAGTTAACTGCGGTCGGTGCGGACGGCAATAAAGATGATTGGAACAGTGTTCTAGCAGAAGCTGTCGCAGTGCCAATTAATATTGCTACTGCCGGCGTAAAAGCGTTGAAAATTGCGCAAGAAATGCTGAATAACGCGCCTCATATTTTGATTTGTGATATGACGTTTGCCGCTATTGCTTGTCATAGTAGTATTCAAGGTGCAATATTATTAGCGAATCTAAATATTTCACTGTTTCGTGATAATCAAGAGTTAACTGATCAATATAACCAACAAATTATTATGCTCAATGATGAGGCTAATATGTTAATTCAAGCAATAAATAGACAATAAAAAACAAGTGCAGAATTTATTTATAATCTGCACTTGTTTTTTTATTCTGTTGGTACTTGTTTTAAGCTAAGGCCGATTCGGTTGCGTTCAGGTTCAACATTGATGATCATAACATCAATAACATCGCCAACTGATACTATATCTAAGGGATGCTTAAAATATTTATGACTTAGTTCAGACCGGTGAATCAGACCGTTGGTTTTGATACCGATATCAACGAAAACACCAAAATCGGTGACATTGTGAACTGTGCCTTTTAACACCGTTCCAACAACAATGTCAGATAACTTCACAATGTTTTTTCTCGTTAGTGGGGCTGGTAAATCCTCACGCGGGTCGCGTCCAGGTTTTGTTAATGCCTCTAAAATATCGCGAATTGTTGGGATACCGGCTGTTAATTCTTCCGCTAAAGCTTCAATATTGGCGGTTTGGATTACCTCTTTTAAGGCTACTAACTTCTCTTTTGTTTTTAGATCCTTGATGTCAAAGCCGAACTTAGCTAAAATTTGTTCGGTTAAAGGATATGATTCCGGATGGACAGGTGTGTTATCAAGAGGGTAATCACTTTGCGCCAATCTTAAAAAGCCGGCACATTGTGTAAAGGCTGCTTGCCCTAGTCGTGGAACTTTTAATAATTGTTTGCGATTTTTAAAGGTACCATTTTCATCACGAAAAGATATAATGTTTTTGGCAACAGTGGCATTAACTCCAGCGACATGGCGTAACAATTCACTGGAGGCAGTATTTAATTCTACCCCAACATGATTTACCGCTGATTCAATAACGGTATCTAAAGTGGCTGAGAGCTCTTTTTGATTAACATCATGTTGATATTGTCCCACGCCAATTGATTTAGGATCAATTTTAACCAATTCTGCTAACGGATCTTGTACGCGACGAGCAATGGAAATAGCTCCTCTAATCGTAACATCATAGTCCGGTAATTCTGCTACGGCTAATTTTGAAGCGGAGTAGACCGATGCTCCGGCTTCATTGGTAATTAGATAATGAACATCTAAATTATTATCACTGATAAGTTTAGCGGTGAACTCTTCGGTTTCATAAGAAGCTGTGCCATTACCGATAGAAATTAGACCGACGTTGTGTTTTTTTATTAAAGACAACATTTTTTCGGCGGATTTTATTTTTTCACCCTCGCTGGCAGTCAGATATAAAACACCGTGATCTAAGACTGCACCGGTAGGACTGATAATCGCAACCTTACAACCGGTACGATAGCCGGGATCTAGACCCATAACATTATAGCCGGCTAGTGGCGCTTGCAGTAGCAATTGCTTTAAGTTTAAACCAAAAACTTTAATCGCTTGTTGCTCGGCATTTTCTGTTAATTGAGTGCGAATTTCCCGCTCTAGCGATGGTAATAATAATCGCTTATAGCCATCGGTTAAAGCAGTGATAATAGTTTGACTAAAGTTAGAGGTAGTTTTAATAATTTGCTGACCAATTAAGGCAATATTATTATCATGGTCAGTTAATAACTTAACTTTCAAAATATCTTTTTTTTCACCACGGTTAATTGCCAAAATTCGGTGTGAGGGCAAGGTGTTAACTGCTTCGCTATATTCAGCATACATTAAAAAAGGCTTGATAAGCTCAGGATCTTCTGAATTTAATTCGGTTGCAATTTGTCCTTTTTGCCATAATTGACGGCGAATTAGTGCTCTAATTTGTGCTTGTTCACAGACCGTCTCAGCAATAATATCCATCGCACCGTTGATAGCATCTTCGAGACTGTTAACTTCAAGGTCGGCATTAATAAAGTCAGTAGCGATAGCTTCTAAATTATTGGCATTATCTTGAGCTAATATTAATTCGGCTAGTGGCTCTAACCCTTTTTCTTTAGCAATGGAGGCTCTAGTTCTTTTTTTCGGACGGAAGGGTAGATAAATATCTTCTAATTCTTGCAGTTTAATACTTTTTTCGATAGCACTAGTTAGTTCAGGGGTAAGTTTACCTTGCTCTTCGATACTAGCTAAAATTTCTTCTTGACGTTTTACTAAATTTCGTAAATACTGTGTTCTTTCTTCGATATGTCGAATGTGTTCTTCGGTTAACTCGCCCGTTACTTCTTTACGATAACGTGAAATAAACGGGATAGTATTACCGCTATCTAATAAGTCAATAGTAGCGTTGACTTGTTGCTCTTTAATCTTTAACTCTTGGGCTATTAAACGTGAAATATCGTTTAAAACCATCTCATCACCAACCTTTAATATTTTAGGCTATTATATCATAAAAAATAAGTTTAAAAAATCAAGCTACAAAAGTCGTCAATAGTTGACATGAATTATAAAATTTAATATTATGGTACTAATAGATAATATTTATCCACTACCAATATTTTACTGATTTTTGCAAGATAGTG
The DNA window shown above is from Negativicutes bacterium and carries:
- the hemB gene encoding porphobilinogen synthase → MLLRPRRMRSSEGIRSLVRETIITPDDFVYPLFIVPGKNIKKEITSLPECYHLSVDQAVETAKEAYSLGITAVEVFGLPEYKDEQGSSAWAMSSPVQQAIMAIKKALPALTVVSDVCLCQYTSHGHCGLIKDNYVTNDETLPLLAKVAVSQAEAGADIVAPSDMMDGRVLAIRQALDDKGYDNVSIMSYTVKYASAYYGPFREAVNSAPKFGDRRSYQMDPANVREAFKEVDLDTIEGADIIMVKPALSYLDVITKVKEYTNLPVAAYNVSGEYAMIKAAAQQGWIDGDRVMMETLLSMKRAGADIIITYHALEAAKLLAKL
- the hemL gene encoding glutamate-1-semialdehyde 2,1-aminomutase gives rise to the protein MNLDLTKSQEAFAEAKQYIPGGVNSPVRSFRNVGITPPFIAKAKGSKIYDIDGNEYIDYVLSWGPMIVGHAHDNVVTALQQAAQNGTSYGAPTLLETELAKQITELMPSMELIRMVNSGTEATMSALRLARAYTNRNKIIKFEGCYHGHHDSLLVKAGSGATTFGMPDSPGVPTSIAENTITVPYNNIEIITEVLAKHSADIAAVIIEPVAGNMGLVLPKQGYLRKLREITAEHGVLLIFDEVMCGFRVALGGAQAAYGISPDLTCLGKVIGGGLPVGAYGGKREIMEMISPAGAVYQAGTLSGNPLAMTAGLATFKILTEIPENIKQPDYSRQLTIKTKKLVMGMQQMAKEAGLNLQFNQAGSMFGLFFTAEEVYDYDSAKTADLTAFNIYFTSMLEQGIYLAPSQFEAAFMSGAHSDEDIDKTILASKIAFKKVAQYYNSK
- a CDS encoding DegV family protein; the encoded protein is MSNIHIVIDSTAHAGSEFISQHENLHVVPLKLFLGDKEYNENEITNEELFTKVKETKVFPKTSQPPLGEFVNLFTELTAAGNKIIVITVAAGLSGTIQGATNAANMVNKKDIKVIDSGTTAVGILRLAEKAVDMVERGLEFEEIIEKLEQCAKATKTVVITNTLEYLHKGGRIGGASALFGTIMQIKPIMKLSEGKVTVIDKVRTRSKSINRIVEELSQHKGFDHIGIAHITAYDEALALQEKLQEIYPNTKITVTTGGAVLASHLGPGVLALIYQEEI
- the cobA gene encoding uroporphyrinogen-III C-methyltransferase; translation: MGIVYLVGAGPGDYRLISVKACDCIKEADTIVYDRLADDRLLSYAKKNVELIYVGKASSNHTMKQEDINQLLVDKAKEGKVVVRLKGGDPFVFGRGGEEALLLVENKIPFEIVPGITSAISVPAYAGIPVTHRGVATSFAVITGHEDPTKAKSNMKWDKLATGVDTLVFLMGVENLPHITSKLIENGRSAETPAAVIRWGTKLEQEVLVTTVGEAATAVATKKMKPPAIFIVGDVVNLREHLAWFDNKPLFGKTVLVTRAREQASALTFKLENLGAKCIEAPVIKITDPDSYAELDNAINQIADYQWLIFTSANGVEYFFNRLQEQGKDSRVINAKVVAIGVATAQALRNQGIIADIVPVEFVAEGIVEAIKAMVQTGDKVLIPRAKVAREVLPQKLRELGAIVDVATAYQTVIGDADKADIIAKIENQEIDLITFTSSSTVTNLIEMLGPEAKKLINSCKTACIGPITAKTCSDNDIATNDIATDYTIEGLTEIVLKILEKK
- the hemC gene encoding hydroxymethylbilane synthase, producing MKEKIIIGTRSSKLALWQAHHIADCLRNQYQGLIVEIKHIMTTGDKILDVPLAKIGGKGLFTKELEVAMLSGEIDLAVHSLKDMPTVLPEGLILAAITKRVDPGDALVAPTYKTLDDLPHGAKIGTSSLRRKAQLLSYRPDLQISDLRGNVDTRLNKLISENLDGIVLAAAGLKRLGWEEKITQIIPQQICLPAVGQGALAIETRADDTVMHELLAFLNNTDSFYATTGERAFLRTVEGGCQVPVGVYGTVENDLLELEAVIATVDGKTIIRDKIKGETKTAEFLGEELARKMLAAGGLKIMTDLGCM
- a CDS encoding rod shape-determining protein is translated as MEKNLLFSLDIGTRSVVGIVGEQIGNNIKIISAERKEHHTRAMLDGQIHDVPEVAAVLGHVKNELEKKAGPLTKVAVAAAGRALYTINAEASLEVAEIITRDDELSLEFAAIQNAQHKLANSNTIDDPTLYYCVGFSTIKYTLDGIQLKTLIGQRGKLAQIEVIATFLPRQVIDSMQAALDSIGLEMSAITLEPIAAINVLIPQTMRHLNLALVDIGAGTSDVAITNNGTIIGYGMVPYAGDEITEAISQKFLLDFNVAEVLKRKILNSKQKKLSFTDILGLEHKLAPTEIIDSVITVVADLAQAIAKQILSLNNSTAPQAVLLVGGGALTPLLPEALAQALDVAPNRIAVRTAEAISGIESIPPDLQTSDAVTPLGILKIASSQNLNFINISVNNKNIKLFNLSKLTITDALLASGISIRTMQGKPGLGITLKINGTTKFLSGSMGTPAQLTLNGEKADLTTELSNNDVIVAIPGVDGASPKVKVSDFVELKNSYKIYINNTEYIIKPIVKINDIVTTDNKALKDRDELYFRMPNQLGEILVSAGFNPTKQEFTVMVNGEEKRHTLYPELLVNNNIASLSTIINENDYIIINLPPAPTVKDIVNLDTINTGINIYFNNKPFNIGQGETIITVNNEVATGDCSIADNDVVTYETGIVQTILISDVLLATNYQPPAQASRIEILLNSLPAEYTSVVKPGDKIDVIVTP